A stretch of Episyrphus balteatus chromosome 2, idEpiBalt1.1, whole genome shotgun sequence DNA encodes these proteins:
- the LOC129910614 gene encoding serine/threonine-protein kinase WNK2-like, which translates to MKLIFCIVLLIAVVVVKGGGPVIQPAKPHAPLILSQPKAILLPFNPKPTFPTYNQLPIRSSRPTKPLVTLQPRKVVPVAPRKNVIIQPIQPPAPQLGAYSPWSG; encoded by the exons ATGAAA cTCATCTTTTGCATTGTGTTACTGATTGCTGTTGTAGTTGTTAAGGGTGGTGGACCGGTCATACAGCCAGCAAAACCACATGCTCCACTGATATTGTCACAGCCTAAAGCAATCCTTTTACCATTCAATCCAAAACCAACTTTTCCTACGTACAACCAACTACCGATAAGATCTTCAAGGCCCACAAAGCCATTGGTAACATTGCAACCACGAAAGGTTGTTCCAGTTGCCCCACGCAAGAATGTTATAATCCAACCAATCCAGCCACCAGCCCCTCAATTGGGAGCATATTCTCCATGGTCAGgataa
- the LOC129910613 gene encoding cap-specific mRNA (nucleoside-2'-O-)-methyltransferase 1: protein MSSSSEEDSDGSDSTASEQFETVPDEESVPDEPPPKKVKTEWSKSYSSTAFKMMANMGYKSNQGLGKLGQGRLEPVEAARQDGRRGLGLKLEKISSAAEQWQESLEEIRIPERMDWIQNNSDDLDSLTMADLEDWVRIAPKKKIIDDETNFCDPQILRNVLSSKSAFDELDGNDMRRARTRSNPFETIRGSIFQNRAAVKMANIDSLCDFMFTDPKDKNGVSLVKENDLLYFADICAGPGGFTEYVLYKKSWQAKGFGFTLRGQNDFKLDNFFAASPETFDAFYGTANDGDIFNPENQTSFAEYVLKDTEQAGVHFVMADGGFSVDGEENIQEILSKKLYMCQCLVALSILRDKGHFVCKLFDLFTPFSVGLVYLMYKCFEEISICKPNTSRPANSERYLICKWKKSNTETVRRHLSAINQEMWDNPNSDTDVRELVALDVLFRDKEFVEYVTESNNRLGHNQIVGLIKIAAFCNNPDLKEPRQAEYRSKCLELWGLPDKMRQAPEMKSPDALLAELLRDWNGDKSFMSIPATRLDSKEKLCQNITRIPDWYFVPLSRSEDNARDTATFFLSRGRGIIHKWSPTGRWEQCDCVLEMSPKTLIYGEIVQEQIGEGSKGIMVRALHIIDGICLGGINIARMPLKERLKLCDKFARSLNKPNKKATSADGNHVQMTPIRCKKLIPLQELNNFFQQMRPYKMKNNSNERLGIRIRSGDDTSERFYVVGGMMFLNELMHQFVSAISSKHNTVYYFNVETGQSFFLNRLPRDTKVFSSFKNCFIRRQLWKWTNVYQVLEVMPKDMREQGTLFRMDFSEFLEERLKN, encoded by the exons ATGTCGTCTTCCTCCGAAGAAGACTCCGATGGATCTGATTCCACTGCTTCCGAACAATTCGAAACAGTGCCAGATGAAGAATCTGTCCCCGATGAACCgccaccaaaaaaagtcaaaaccgaGTGGTCTAAGAGCTATTCGAGTACTGCCTTCAAAATGATGGCAAACATGGGTTACAAAAGCAATCAAGGTCTCGGTAAGTTGGGGCAGGGTCGATTAGAGCCTGTCGAAGCGGCAAGACAAGACGGTCGCCGTGGTCTAGGTTTGAAATTAGAAAAGATATCAAGTGCAGCCGAACAGTGGCAAGAGAGTTTAGAAGAAATTCGAATCCCCGAGAGAATGGATTGGATTCAAAATAACTCAGATGATTTGGACTCTTTGACAATGGCTGACCTTGAAGATTGGGTGCGTATTGCAccgaagaaaaaaatcatagacGACGAGACGAATTTCTGCGATCCACAAATCCTCCGCAACGTTCTAAGTTCGAAGAGTGCCTTTGACGAACTCGATGGAAACGATATGAGAAGAGCTAGAACACGTTCTAATCCATTTGAAACTATTCGGGGCTCAATTTTCCAAAACCGTGCCGCGGTAAAGATGGCCAACATAGACTCACTGTGTGACTTTATGTTTACAGATCCAAAAGATAAGAACGGAGTGTCTTTGGTTAAGGAGAATGATTTGTTGTACTTTGCCGATATATGCGCTG gacCCGGAGGATTTACTGAGTATGTTCTTTATAAGAAAAGCTGGCAAGCTAAGGGTTTCGGCTTTACTTTGCGTGGTCAGAATGATTTTAAGTTGGACAACTTTTTTGCAGCATCCCCGGAAACTTTTGATGCTTTCTACGGCACAGCCAACGATGGAGACATCTTTAATCCAGAAAATCAAACGTCTTTCGCCGAGTACGTTCTTAAAGACACCGAACAGGCTGGTGTTCACTTTGTCATGGCTGATGGAGGATTCTCCGTTGATGGCGAAGAGAATATCCAAGAGATTCTATCCAAAAAGTTGTACATGTGTCAATGTTTGGTAGCTTTAAGCATTCTCCGTGACAAGGGTCACTTTGTATGTAAGCTCTTTGATCTTTTCACACCTTTCAGCGTTGGCCTTGTGTACCTTATGTACAAGTGCTTTGAAGAAATTAGCATTTGCAAACCAAATACCAGTCGTCCAGCTAATTCAGAACGTTACCTTATCTGCAAGTGGAAGAAGTCAAACACAGAAACGGTACGACGCCATCTCTCGGCCATAAATCAAGAGATGTGGGACAATCCGAATTCAGATACAGATGTGAGAGAGTTGGTAGCACTGGATGTACTTTTTCGTGACAAGGAATTCGTTGAATATGTCACTGAGAGTAATAACCGCCTTGGACACAATCAGATTGTAGGACTCATTAAAATCGCCGCATTCTGCAATAATCCTGACCTAAAAGAACCACGGCAAGCGGAATATCGTAGCAAGTGCTTGGAACTTTGGGGTTTGCCGGATAAGATGCGACAAGCTCCAGAAATGAAGAGTCCTGATGCCCTGTTGGCTGAACTGCTTCGCGACTGGAATGGAGATAAGAGTTTTATGTCCATCCCTGCTACAAGGTTGGATAGCAAAGAAAAACTATGCCAAAATATCACCCGCATTCCGGATTGGTATTTTGTGCCTTTGTCACGAAGCGAGGATAATGCCCGTGATACTGCTACTTTCTTTTTAAGTCGTGGACGTGGAATTATACATAAATGGTCTCCGACGGGTCGCTGGGAACAGTGTGACTGTGTCCTGGAGATGTCACCAAAAACGTTGATCTATGGTGAGATAGTTCAGGAGCAAATCGGTGAAGGAAGTAAAGGAATAATGGTACGAGCATTGCATATCATCGATGGTATTTGCTTGGGTGGTATAAATATTGCTCGAATGCCATTAAAAGAGCGCCTGAAGTTGTGTGACAAATTTGCGCGCAGTCTCAATAAACCCAATAAAAAAGCAACAAGTGCCGATGGTAATCACGTCCAAATGACACCCATTCGCTGTAAAAAACTTATTCCACTGCAAGAGTTAAATAATTTCTTCCAACAAATGCGTCCATATAAGATGAAAAATAATAGCAATGAACGGTTGGGTATTCGAATTCGATCGGGGGATGACACTTCTGAAAGATTTTACGTTGTCGGTGGTATGATGTTTCTCAACGAGTTGATGCACCAGTTTGTGTCTGCGATATCAAGTAAACACAACACCGTGTACTATTTTAATGTCGAAACAGGTCAATCATTCTTCCTTAATCGTTTGCCAAGAGACACAAAAGTTTTCAGTTCGTTCAAGAATTGTTTCATACGTCGTCAGTTGTGGAAATGGACAAATGTGTATCAAGTGCTCGAGGTTATGCCAAAGGATATGCGTGAGCAAGGTACCCTCTTCCGTATGGATTTTTCTGAATTTCTGGAGGAacgtttgaaaaactaa